A stretch of Pseudoprevotella muciniphila DNA encodes these proteins:
- a CDS encoding 3'-5' exonuclease, protein MKQLFEQTPKSFPENLPRFTFEGRIVLVLSPYETSRACRLLERQKIIGIDTETRPKFTKGPMNKPALLQVATHNICFLFRINKKPLHPSLIKVMADPDIIKVGLSLKDDIAALNRINNFEPKGWIDLQDEVKRIGVKDQGLQRLFANLFHMRISKAKQRSNWEADVLTEAQQVYAATDAYACLLLYEEIKKLQQTKDYEIIELPQEDNIKTKP, encoded by the coding sequence GAACAAACACCAAAATCGTTTCCCGAAAACCTCCCAAGGTTTACATTCGAGGGGAGAATAGTGCTCGTCTTGTCGCCCTACGAAACAAGCAGGGCATGCCGGCTGCTCGAAAGGCAGAAAATAATAGGTATAGATACCGAAACAAGGCCAAAATTTACAAAGGGGCCAATGAACAAACCGGCATTGCTGCAAGTTGCAACGCACAATATTTGTTTCCTCTTCCGTATAAACAAGAAACCGCTACACCCAAGTCTTATTAAGGTGATGGCAGATCCGGATATCATCAAAGTGGGACTCTCTCTGAAAGACGACATCGCAGCATTAAACAGAATCAACAACTTTGAGCCTAAAGGATGGATTGACCTGCAGGACGAGGTAAAAAGAATAGGAGTGAAGGATCAGGGACTGCAACGCCTCTTTGCAAACCTCTTCCACATGAGAATCTCAAAGGCAAAACAGCGCTCAAACTGGGAGGCTGATGTCCTGACAGAGGCACAACAGGTATATGCCGCAACAGATGCCTATGCATGCTTGCTTCTATATGAGGAAATAAAAAAACTGCAACAGACAAAAGACTACGAAATCATAGAACTTCCGCAAGAAGACAATATAAAGACAAAACCATGA